The following proteins are encoded in a genomic region of Desulfosoma sp.:
- a CDS encoding AMP-binding protein, with amino-acid sequence MGEVILTGYGGIKDHVVPDREKLRQVQMERLQMTLNRAYFHVDFYRHRLDALGLAPEDVKTDQDFQSLPFTTTEDLADHYPYGLFAVPLKDVVRLKIASSRDGRPIVVGFTRRDVALWQSLMVRLFQGLGIHDRDIVQIAFNYSLFPGAMTFNQAAEALGATVAPSATVSAKLQLQIMRDFRSTVLAATPSFALHLIDTLDEERLQGFENHNLSLKLMVLGPDAIPEALRMRLRQELDLPVYNLYGVSEMVEPGLAGECRMQRGLHVAEDHFLVEVVHPVTGVPVGQGAEGELVVTTLSAEAYPLIRYRTGDVVTLDASPCPCGLHTVRISSVLRRTDHRVSVRGIPVNPQRVERLLLETDPNIEDFRLMVWTRYGLGDSLEVWVAFKALPNGSKTARLEKIRSRLRRELGLGVRVVDVPAERLPQEGLTYKTVFREREES; translated from the coding sequence GTGGGAGAGGTGATCTTGACAGGGTACGGAGGCATCAAGGATCACGTGGTTCCGGACAGAGAAAAACTGCGCCAGGTCCAAATGGAAAGATTGCAGATGACCTTGAACCGTGCCTATTTTCACGTGGATTTTTATCGTCATCGCCTGGATGCTCTGGGGCTTGCACCGGAAGATGTGAAAACCGACCAGGACTTTCAAAGTCTTCCATTCACCACCACTGAAGATTTGGCGGACCACTACCCTTACGGCCTTTTTGCCGTGCCCTTGAAAGACGTGGTGCGTTTGAAAATCGCCTCAAGCCGGGACGGTCGTCCTATCGTGGTAGGTTTCACGCGACGCGATGTGGCTCTTTGGCAATCGCTGATGGTTCGGCTTTTTCAAGGTCTCGGCATCCACGACCGGGATATCGTGCAAATAGCTTTTAATTACAGCCTGTTTCCAGGGGCCATGACCTTCAATCAGGCCGCTGAAGCTTTGGGGGCGACCGTGGCGCCTTCGGCCACAGTGTCCGCCAAGTTACAGCTGCAGATCATGCGCGATTTTCGATCCACGGTGCTGGCTGCAACCCCTTCCTTTGCCTTGCATCTCATAGACACCTTGGATGAAGAAAGACTCCAGGGCTTTGAAAACCACAATCTTTCCCTGAAACTTATGGTGCTGGGTCCGGATGCCATTCCTGAAGCTCTGCGCATGCGCCTTAGACAAGAACTTGATCTTCCCGTCTACAACCTTTACGGTGTTTCGGAAATGGTGGAACCTGGCTTAGCAGGAGAATGCCGCATGCAAAGGGGCTTGCATGTGGCGGAAGACCATTTCCTGGTGGAAGTGGTGCATCCTGTCACGGGAGTGCCTGTAGGACAAGGTGCTGAGGGAGAGCTGGTGGTCACCACTCTGTCTGCGGAAGCTTACCCGCTTATTCGATACCGTACCGGAGACGTTGTCACTTTAGACGCTTCTCCGTGTCCCTGCGGGTTGCACACCGTAAGGATTTCCTCCGTGCTTCGGCGCACGGATCATCGAGTGAGTGTGCGAGGCATTCCTGTCAATCCACAAAGGGTGGAACGGCTTCTTCTAGAAACAGACCCGAATATCGAAGATTTTCGGTTGATGGTCTGGACCCGCTATGGTCTTGGAGACAGCCTGGAAGTGTGGGTGGCCTTCAAGGCCTTGCCCAATGGAAGCAAAACCGCACGCCTTGAAAAAATCCGCAGCCGCCTTCGACGGGAGTTGGGCCTTGGAGTGCGCGTCGTGGATGTTCCGGCGGAAAGGCTGCCTCAAGAAGGGTTGACATACAAGACGGTTTTTAGAGAAAGAGAAGAATCATGA
- a CDS encoding ABC transporter ATP-binding protein, whose product MLKVVHVSAHYGPLPVLRRVSLHVDEGEMVCLLGANGAGKSTLLKVISGVLPPSEGEVFFNEKPIHGEAPERIVRRGLVQVPEARQLFPNLTVLENLELGAYIHGPKAIRQDVPKMFDLFPILRERRFQKAGTLSGGEQQMLSMARALMARPKLLMLDEPSLGLAPLIVDEIYATLQKLHEAGTTILLVEQNAVQALDLCQRGYVMETGRIILEGAAEELREHEEVQRAYLGRDYQYKWER is encoded by the coding sequence ATGCTGAAGGTGGTCCATGTTTCCGCCCATTACGGTCCCTTGCCGGTGCTTCGGCGTGTTTCTCTTCACGTGGATGAAGGGGAAATGGTGTGCCTGCTTGGAGCTAACGGGGCGGGAAAGAGTACGTTGCTGAAAGTCATCAGCGGTGTGCTACCACCCAGTGAAGGAGAGGTGTTCTTCAACGAAAAGCCGATTCATGGAGAAGCCCCCGAGCGCATTGTGCGTCGAGGTTTGGTGCAAGTTCCGGAAGCTCGACAACTTTTTCCTAACCTCACGGTTCTGGAAAACCTGGAACTGGGAGCTTACATTCACGGCCCAAAAGCCATTCGGCAAGATGTCCCGAAGATGTTCGACCTTTTCCCCATTTTGAGGGAACGGAGGTTTCAAAAGGCCGGCACCTTGAGTGGCGGGGAGCAACAAATGCTTTCCATGGCTCGCGCTCTTATGGCCAGGCCCAAACTTTTGATGCTGGACGAACCATCCCTGGGGCTTGCCCCTTTGATCGTCGATGAAATTTATGCCACATTGCAAAAACTCCATGAGGCCGGCACCACAATCCTTCTGGTGGAACAAAACGCCGTGCAAGCCCTGGATCTCTGCCAGCGTGGCTATGTGATGGAAACGGGACGGATTATTCTGGAAGGTGCGGCCGAAGAGCTTCGGGAACATGAAGAAGTCCAGCGGGCTTACCTGGGACGGGACTACCAGTATAAGTGGGAGAGGTGA
- a CDS encoding branched-chain amino acid ABC transporter ATP-binding protein/permease: MRTIPFLPKAWKPLILLAAILGLTASLVPNDYFLVLFNMMALNALVVLGLNLLIGCAGQISLGHGAFFGLGAYSSAIVTTQLSWPLWAGLLVALLVTALFGLALAFPTLRLEGHYLVMATLGFNVIVSICLNQMEPWTGGPSGLAAIPAMQWGRWAVNTDRRFFFFVWSVFLVCFSWVLNLEDSRIGRALKTIHDKELTARTLAVPTPRYKIQVFTLSAVLAGLAGFAYAHYMTFISPSTFDIFYSVQVITMVVVGGPGSLWGGLAGTVLLTGLRELLHAMEDFQVLAYGLLLTLSLVFFPQGLLPALLNVFQRKTSRKPRRPHLAPFRLKNIAKTAPDRPIAAGSSSGRERRTSSSESDSRGSVFENGKGRCIEYDFRKGASQRFSPTNLKRAFFLGAQASRPEDKRPQDLHSPENDRLFPLPGKFRANMCEKAFHPGNASIILPERVGRSSELPEKPSRVPAVEQTSDPVLRVENLSVHFGGLQALAHVSFTVHSNEIVAVIGPNGAGKTTLLNAVSGLVRFSEGKVVVREGDVSRKPAYEVAAAGVGRTFQAVQIFDRLTVLENIMVGRHRFGRAGFLQAMGHTRHERYEEHSLEQDALALLKETPLAPKAHEPASILSLYEKKLLEILRALAMEPAVLLLDEPVGGCTPNESRALMDWITVRRRPRMGMVLVEHDMNIVMAYATRIVVLHHGRILAEGTPRDIQKDPKVVEAYLGQRRKGKTIPC, translated from the coding sequence ATGCGCACCATTCCTTTCCTTCCCAAAGCCTGGAAACCTCTGATCCTCTTGGCCGCCATACTCGGCCTGACAGCTTCCCTTGTCCCTAACGATTATTTCCTGGTGCTATTCAACATGATGGCCTTGAACGCTCTGGTGGTTCTGGGCCTCAATCTCCTCATAGGCTGCGCCGGACAGATCTCTCTCGGCCACGGAGCTTTCTTCGGGCTGGGCGCTTATAGCAGCGCCATTGTGACCACTCAGTTAAGCTGGCCCTTATGGGCAGGTCTCCTCGTAGCCTTGTTGGTCACAGCTCTTTTTGGTCTCGCCCTGGCATTCCCCACCCTTCGGCTCGAAGGTCATTACTTGGTCATGGCCACCCTGGGCTTTAATGTGATTGTCAGCATCTGCCTTAACCAAATGGAACCATGGACCGGCGGCCCTTCCGGTTTGGCCGCCATTCCCGCCATGCAATGGGGTCGCTGGGCGGTGAACACGGACCGACGTTTCTTTTTCTTTGTTTGGTCGGTTTTTCTCGTGTGCTTCTCCTGGGTGCTGAATCTGGAAGATTCCCGTATCGGTCGAGCCCTAAAAACCATTCACGACAAGGAACTGACAGCTCGAACCCTTGCTGTGCCCACACCCCGTTACAAGATTCAGGTGTTTACTCTGAGCGCGGTGCTGGCGGGCTTGGCAGGTTTTGCCTATGCCCACTACATGACATTCATCAGTCCGAGCACCTTTGATATTTTTTATTCTGTTCAAGTGATCACCATGGTGGTGGTGGGAGGTCCAGGAAGCTTATGGGGAGGATTGGCCGGAACGGTGCTGCTCACCGGGCTACGGGAATTGCTTCATGCCATGGAAGATTTTCAGGTTCTTGCCTATGGTCTTTTACTGACCCTTTCCCTTGTCTTTTTTCCTCAAGGCCTGCTTCCCGCCCTTTTGAACGTCTTTCAACGCAAAACGAGCCGAAAGCCTCGGCGTCCTCACCTAGCTCCGTTTCGTCTAAAAAACATTGCAAAAACAGCACCGGACCGACCGATAGCGGCTGGTTCTTCTTCAGGCCGGGAACGGCGGACAAGCTCTTCTGAAAGCGACAGCCGTGGGAGCGTGTTCGAGAATGGCAAAGGCCGTTGCATAGAATACGATTTTAGAAAAGGTGCGAGCCAGCGCTTTTCCCCTACCAACCTAAAACGGGCTTTTTTTCTGGGAGCGCAGGCGTCTCGCCCCGAGGATAAGCGACCCCAGGATCTGCACTCCCCTGAAAACGATCGCCTTTTTCCATTGCCAGGCAAGTTCCGCGCGAACATGTGTGAGAAAGCATTCCACCCCGGGAACGCGAGCATCATACTCCCAGAAAGAGTAGGCCGAAGTTCTGAGCTCCCAGAAAAACCATCGCGTGTCCCCGCGGTGGAACAGACTTCTGATCCGGTGCTTCGCGTGGAAAACCTTTCTGTCCACTTCGGGGGGCTTCAGGCTCTGGCTCATGTTTCTTTTACCGTGCATTCCAACGAAATTGTCGCCGTAATCGGTCCCAACGGAGCCGGAAAAACGACGCTTTTAAACGCTGTATCCGGTTTGGTGCGCTTTTCGGAAGGAAAGGTTGTGGTTCGAGAAGGGGACGTGAGTCGAAAGCCGGCCTATGAAGTGGCGGCCGCCGGGGTGGGGCGTACCTTTCAAGCCGTCCAGATCTTTGATCGTCTGACAGTTCTGGAAAACATCATGGTAGGGCGACATCGTTTCGGCCGGGCCGGGTTCCTGCAAGCCATGGGGCATACCCGGCACGAACGATACGAAGAACATAGCCTGGAACAAGACGCTTTGGCGCTTCTGAAAGAAACTCCATTGGCTCCCAAGGCCCATGAACCGGCATCCATTCTTTCCCTTTACGAAAAAAAGCTCTTAGAAATTCTTCGTGCTTTGGCCATGGAACCGGCTGTTTTGCTCTTGGATGAACCTGTGGGAGGGTGCACCCCCAACGAAAGCCGAGCTCTTATGGACTGGATCACCGTTCGTCGGCGTCCCCGGATGGGCATGGTCTTGGTGGAACATGACATGAACATTGTCATGGCTTATGCCACCCGAATCGTGGTGCTCCACCATGGCCGAATCCTGGCCGAAGGGACACCAAGAGACATCCAAAAAGACCCCAAAGTGGTGGAAGCTTACCTGGGACAGCGCCGAAAAGGAAAAACCATTCCATGCTGA
- a CDS encoding branched-chain amino acid ABC transporter permease: protein MTIFQQIPQFVVSGLTNGSVYALIALGFCMIQNATGIVNFAQGDFVMLGALMAVTLLNKLAVPMVPALAGAVLFGALCGLALEWGPLRHARHRDVLVLVMITVGVSISLRGTSMVVWGKNVHTLPSLGSETPILIGSAAIVPQVLWIIGLSILVLILLFLFYRFTLLGKAMRAAADNPYGAVLIGISVRKVTALAFAMAGSMGALAGILITPLTSMSYSGGLMLGLKGFSAAILGGYGNTMGVVLGGYVLGLLEAFGAGFLSSAYKDAFAFIILLGVLFVRPTGLFGSERVRRL from the coding sequence GTGACCATCTTTCAACAAATACCCCAGTTTGTGGTCTCGGGACTCACCAACGGGAGTGTCTACGCCTTGATCGCGCTAGGCTTTTGCATGATTCAAAACGCCACCGGCATCGTTAATTTTGCTCAAGGCGATTTTGTCATGCTAGGGGCTCTCATGGCCGTGACCCTTTTGAACAAACTGGCTGTCCCCATGGTTCCGGCCCTGGCAGGAGCCGTGCTCTTCGGGGCCTTATGCGGGTTGGCTCTGGAATGGGGTCCTCTTCGGCATGCCCGCCACCGCGATGTTCTGGTGCTTGTCATGATCACCGTCGGCGTTTCTATAAGTCTTCGAGGGACAAGCATGGTGGTGTGGGGAAAAAACGTCCACACTCTGCCTTCCCTGGGAAGTGAAACCCCCATCCTTATAGGATCCGCCGCCATTGTTCCCCAAGTGCTCTGGATTATAGGCCTTTCAATCCTCGTTTTGATCTTGCTCTTTCTCTTCTATCGGTTCACCCTTCTCGGCAAGGCCATGCGAGCGGCAGCCGATAATCCGTATGGAGCCGTTCTGATTGGCATCTCCGTTCGCAAAGTTACAGCCCTTGCCTTTGCCATGGCCGGATCCATGGGCGCCCTAGCCGGCATCCTGATCACCCCTCTCACCAGCATGAGTTACAGTGGAGGCCTCATGCTTGGGCTTAAAGGGTTTTCCGCGGCTATTCTGGGAGGATACGGCAATACCATGGGTGTCGTGCTTGGGGGCTACGTGTTAGGGCTCTTGGAAGCCTTCGGCGCCGGATTTTTGTCTTCAGCTTACAAGGATGCCTTTGCCTTTATCATTTTGCTAGGCGTCTTATTCGTTCGGCCGACGGGATTGTTCGGCAGTGAACGGGTTCGAAGGCTGTAG
- a CDS encoding 2-oxoacid:acceptor oxidoreductase family protein, translated as MQQQIAVSGLGGQGVLFVTKILAEAALLKHFSVLVSETHGMAQRGGNVISHLKVFSRKPSPASSSTDFLASSPLTSPLIRPGCADILLALHEEGVAAHGYLLRPGGILFCHRFDPKAPGEIDAVRLAKNIGHAVAANMVLLGYAVASGNLFCTLDDVKAVLNQLEGKRVELSLKALEAGAQAALTG; from the coding sequence ATGCAGCAGCAAATCGCCGTAAGCGGTCTAGGAGGGCAAGGGGTGCTTTTCGTTACCAAAATCTTGGCGGAAGCGGCCCTGCTCAAGCATTTCTCTGTTTTGGTGTCCGAAACTCATGGCATGGCCCAAAGGGGAGGCAACGTCATCAGCCACCTCAAAGTCTTTTCCCGAAAACCTTCTCCGGCCTCTTCCTCCACAGACTTTTTGGCTTCCTCGCCTCTGACAAGTCCCCTCATTCGACCGGGTTGTGCCGATATCCTCTTAGCCCTCCATGAAGAAGGCGTAGCCGCTCATGGGTACCTCCTTCGACCGGGAGGCATTCTCTTTTGCCATCGGTTCGACCCCAAAGCTCCCGGGGAAATCGATGCTGTTCGTCTGGCCAAAAACATAGGCCATGCAGTCGCCGCCAATATGGTCCTTTTAGGCTATGCGGTAGCCAGCGGGAATCTTTTTTGTACCCTAGACGATGTGAAAGCCGTTCTTAATCAATTGGAGGGGAAACGGGTGGAATTAAGCCTCAAGGCCCTGGAAGCCGGAGCCCAAGCGGCCTTGACCGGCTGA
- a CDS encoding thiamine pyrophosphate-dependent enzyme, with product MVDRKILLGNEAIAHGLLEAGCTMATSYPGTPASEIMTTLLHLKKNHGVPCHAEWSVNEKVAVETALANSYAGRRSAAAMKQVGLNVAADPVMSAAYTGVKGGFLLIVADDPGPHSSQTEQDTRQFAMFAKLPVLDPAFPAQARDWITPAYELSEHYEIPVILRPTTRVCHARQDMELRSFFKEAPQPVFEKDPARWAATPKFRYLLHKKLNEKLRKISQDFRWQPRLLNAATLDVATGFRGESTFDKIIVASGTACAHAAEILKGWNLWDQLPLFQVPMPYPLSEDFCLEILKTAKEILILEESQPVIERQLRDREKVRGRLSGHVPEEGELLPEIVENILSRFVNRSSPQTSSPPVSGRRPTLCAGCGHRAAFFAIRKVFPKGIYASDIGCYTLGLNLGAVDTVLCMGASISQAAGFYQAYREAGQNTRHVVATIGDSTFYHAGIPALINAVSQGCRFPVVILDNGTTAMTGHQPTPAAGMNSEGKKVPPVTLESLATACGVKYVSVGDPYDVPGFVERLKEAKTHCEDAENGGMAVVIARRPCLMDYARRESRKPLGHRPVVTDKCEGCGFCIKYFECPALIFHGEKESVSIDENVCAGCGVCVHVCPHEAIVWASAEAF from the coding sequence GTGGTCGACAGAAAAATACTCTTGGGCAATGAAGCCATAGCCCATGGACTTTTAGAAGCAGGATGCACCATGGCCACATCCTATCCCGGAACACCTGCTTCGGAGATCATGACCACCCTTTTACACCTCAAGAAGAACCACGGCGTGCCGTGTCATGCAGAGTGGTCCGTGAACGAAAAGGTGGCTGTGGAAACGGCTTTGGCCAATAGTTACGCGGGAAGGCGTTCCGCCGCCGCCATGAAGCAGGTAGGGCTCAACGTGGCCGCCGATCCAGTAATGAGCGCCGCCTACACCGGGGTGAAAGGAGGTTTTCTTCTGATCGTCGCAGACGACCCTGGGCCTCACAGTTCCCAAACGGAACAGGATACGCGCCAATTTGCCATGTTCGCTAAATTGCCGGTGCTGGATCCAGCTTTTCCAGCTCAAGCGCGTGACTGGATCACTCCAGCGTACGAGCTTTCCGAACATTATGAAATCCCCGTGATTCTTCGCCCCACGACCCGAGTCTGCCACGCTCGGCAGGATATGGAACTGCGAAGCTTTTTCAAGGAGGCGCCACAACCGGTTTTTGAGAAAGATCCCGCACGATGGGCCGCAACCCCCAAGTTCCGTTATCTTCTGCACAAAAAACTCAACGAAAAGCTAAGAAAAATCTCTCAGGATTTCCGATGGCAGCCTCGGCTTTTAAACGCGGCAACCTTGGACGTCGCCACAGGCTTTCGAGGCGAAAGCACCTTTGACAAAATCATTGTGGCTTCCGGCACCGCTTGTGCTCACGCGGCGGAAATACTCAAAGGATGGAATCTTTGGGACCAGCTCCCCCTTTTTCAGGTTCCCATGCCATATCCGCTTTCGGAAGACTTCTGTCTTGAAATCCTTAAAACTGCTAAGGAAATTCTGATTCTGGAAGAATCCCAGCCCGTGATCGAAAGGCAACTCAGAGACAGGGAGAAGGTTCGAGGGCGCCTGAGCGGCCATGTCCCTGAAGAAGGGGAACTGCTTCCGGAAATTGTGGAAAACATTTTGAGCCGCTTTGTGAACCGATCTTCACCTCAGACAAGTTCGCCACCGGTTTCGGGACGACGTCCGACACTTTGTGCCGGATGCGGCCACCGCGCCGCCTTTTTCGCTATTCGCAAAGTGTTTCCCAAAGGTATTTATGCCAGCGATATCGGCTGTTACACTCTGGGGCTCAACCTCGGAGCCGTGGATACGGTCCTTTGTATGGGCGCTTCCATCAGCCAAGCCGCCGGCTTTTACCAAGCGTATCGAGAAGCAGGTCAAAACACTCGCCATGTGGTGGCGACCATCGGAGATTCCACCTTCTATCATGCAGGCATTCCCGCTTTAATCAATGCGGTCTCCCAAGGTTGTCGATTTCCGGTCGTCATTCTGGACAATGGCACCACCGCCATGACAGGCCATCAGCCCACACCGGCTGCCGGCATGAACTCGGAGGGGAAAAAGGTGCCACCGGTAACTTTGGAATCCTTGGCCACGGCCTGTGGCGTCAAGTATGTCAGTGTGGGCGATCCCTATGACGTTCCCGGCTTTGTGGAACGACTCAAGGAAGCCAAAACCCACTGCGAGGATGCCGAAAATGGCGGCATGGCCGTGGTGATCGCTCGACGTCCATGTCTTATGGACTATGCACGGCGTGAAAGCCGAAAACCTTTAGGGCATCGCCCTGTCGTCACGGATAAATGCGAAGGGTGCGGTTTTTGTATCAAGTACTTTGAATGCCCGGCCTTAATCTTTCATGGAGAAAAGGAATCCGTTTCCATTGATGAAAATGTGTGCGCCGGATGCGGCGTCTGTGTCCATGTTTGCCCCCATGAAGCCATCGTTTGGGCGTCTGCCGAAGCTTTCTAA